In Aristaeella hokkaidonensis, the following are encoded in one genomic region:
- a CDS encoding prolipoprotein diacylglyceryl transferase family protein, with amino-acid sequence MLSATTLYFAILALSILVSGSLFLLSVRKHGLSVPLAAGIFIAGLVLAYFFAKGVYVALNYSALKANGAGKWFLLVPEQFSFVGGAIGFCLAPVLFRAKKRREIPAYLDQLAFPAGLLAALMRFDEIFLGELGLADLRDIGLQDMTDGDLFARFPFAVKDSWGVWYLAVCTIAALMILVIVGCMALRARKGRPLPEGLRFERFVFLVCAVRLFLELTRLDCLIFFFVHVDQVLAAVVMLILFIRAGYRVKQRSGRFPGWALVIYLISYVLNGIMQYAMDKPWHFQSLLPEGVYNWLAYNLSSFGTCVLLATTIVTVILYLCLCRKETKTAGEAPAA; translated from the coding sequence ATGCTTTCTGCAACAACGTTGTATTTTGCGATCCTGGCACTGAGTATCCTGGTGTCAGGTTCCCTTTTCCTGCTGAGCGTCCGGAAGCACGGGCTTTCCGTGCCCCTGGCGGCGGGCATTTTTATTGCCGGCCTTGTGCTGGCTTACTTTTTTGCCAAGGGCGTCTATGTGGCGCTGAACTATTCCGCACTGAAGGCCAACGGTGCCGGCAAATGGTTCCTGCTGGTGCCGGAACAGTTTTCCTTCGTCGGCGGCGCAATCGGTTTCTGCCTGGCGCCGGTGCTGTTCCGCGCAAAAAAGCGCAGGGAAATCCCCGCGTATCTGGACCAGCTGGCCTTTCCCGCCGGATTACTGGCAGCCCTGATGCGGTTTGATGAAATTTTCCTGGGAGAACTGGGACTGGCGGATCTCCGCGACATCGGCCTACAGGACATGACGGACGGTGACCTGTTTGCGCGGTTCCCCTTCGCGGTGAAGGACAGCTGGGGCGTATGGTACCTGGCCGTGTGCACCATCGCGGCACTTATGATCCTCGTGATCGTCGGCTGCATGGCGCTGCGGGCACGGAAGGGCCGCCCCCTGCCGGAGGGGCTGCGCTTTGAGCGCTTCGTCTTCCTGGTATGCGCCGTGCGGCTCTTCCTGGAGCTGACCCGGCTGGACTGCCTGATTTTCTTCTTTGTGCATGTGGACCAGGTGCTGGCCGCGGTGGTGATGCTCATCCTGTTCATCCGCGCCGGATACAGGGTGAAACAGCGGAGCGGGCGCTTCCCGGGATGGGCCCTGGTGATTTACCTGATAAGCTATGTGCTGAACGGGATCATGCAGTACGCGATGGACAAGCCCTGGCATTTTCAATCCCTGCTGCCGGAGGGCGTCTACAACTGGCTTGCCTATAACCTGAGTTCCTTCGGCACCTGCGTACTGCTGGCGACCACGATTGTAACGGTGATCCTGTACCTGTGCCTGTGCCGGAAGGAAACAAAAACCGCAGGAGAGGCTCCTGCGGCTTAA
- a CDS encoding phosphodiester glycosidase family protein, translating into MDNKHCNFHVLLLLLLLLLVLPLFASADGTTISYEGTDYPQDAEYIDLGNFVVTDFDAFTAFLDQMPSLRQVDMWQNRMTADQCDMLAARYPDMRWGWTMVIRNRDHEHLVRTDYTSWSTLHNDTSAKHNSEDFSVLKYCWNLMALDVGHNNVTNLDFLYDLPNLRILIVACNTIEDITPIASLKHLEYLELFKNRILDISPLEGLDHLMDLNLCFNRIEDLSPVLKLPNLKRLWMYSCRKINAVPVGEDVDAIRAAFPNTNINTTHYSTLGGWRMITQTKRDPHYEVILKNFGENHLHPRTEYVPFEDSWPSEDVVIPESEEPLELLAPQDFSDKGYMLPIDYSIGSAPKASGYTGNDTYSDSTITVSIGSGVYEDCQYWTADILLKDASQLRTLAASLNGSFETTGQMDAIRLAERANAVLAINGDYFSSTEKRGLGYIVRQGTLYENNLDPVGKWNALLMDVLLVDEDGDFTGIHQPQEGSVPAHINGKRVLNSFSFGPILVENGRPVDDFRGTDRWINMAWMDPRQRICICQVDHLHYKVVCCAGPSQKNGGMTLHQFADFVATLDVKIAYNLDGGDSTLLFFRGNKVNELGYQSQRKLTDIIYFASAE; encoded by the coding sequence ATGGACAATAAACATTGCAATTTTCACGTTCTGTTACTCCTTCTGCTGCTTTTGCTGGTTCTTCCGCTTTTCGCCAGCGCAGACGGAACGACCATTTCTTATGAAGGAACTGATTACCCCCAGGATGCCGAGTATATTGACCTCGGTAATTTTGTCGTTACAGACTTTGATGCCTTTACCGCATTTCTTGACCAGATGCCGTCCCTTCGGCAGGTAGATATGTGGCAAAACCGGATGACCGCTGACCAGTGTGATATGCTGGCTGCCCGCTATCCTGATATGCGCTGGGGCTGGACCATGGTGATCCGCAACCGGGATCATGAGCACCTGGTGCGTACGGACTATACTTCCTGGTCCACGCTGCATAACGACACCAGTGCAAAGCACAACAGTGAGGATTTTTCCGTACTGAAATACTGCTGGAACCTCATGGCACTGGATGTAGGCCATAACAACGTCACCAATCTGGACTTTCTGTATGATCTGCCCAACCTCCGGATCCTGATCGTAGCCTGCAACACGATTGAAGATATCACTCCCATTGCTTCTCTGAAGCATCTGGAATATCTGGAACTGTTCAAGAACAGAATCCTGGATATCTCCCCGCTGGAAGGACTCGATCACCTGATGGATCTGAATCTGTGCTTCAACCGGATCGAGGATCTGAGCCCTGTGCTGAAGCTTCCCAATCTGAAGCGGCTCTGGATGTATTCCTGCCGGAAGATTAACGCTGTTCCCGTCGGTGAGGATGTGGACGCAATCCGCGCTGCCTTCCCGAACACCAATATCAACACCACCCATTATTCCACCCTCGGCGGCTGGCGGATGATCACACAGACCAAACGGGATCCCCATTACGAAGTGATCCTGAAAAACTTTGGTGAAAACCATCTTCACCCCCGGACTGAGTATGTCCCCTTCGAAGACAGCTGGCCTTCGGAGGATGTCGTCATTCCGGAATCGGAAGAGCCGCTGGAACTGCTGGCTCCACAGGATTTTTCAGACAAGGGATATATGCTTCCCATTGATTATTCCATCGGCAGCGCGCCGAAGGCCTCCGGATATACCGGCAATGATACTTATTCCGATTCCACCATCACGGTCTCCATCGGAAGTGGTGTCTATGAAGATTGTCAGTATTGGACTGCTGATATTCTCCTGAAAGACGCTTCCCAGCTCCGCACCCTTGCAGCCAGCCTGAACGGTTCTTTTGAAACGACAGGCCAGATGGACGCCATCCGGCTGGCAGAGCGTGCCAATGCCGTACTCGCCATCAACGGGGACTATTTCAGCAGCACCGAAAAGCGTGGATTGGGATACATCGTCCGCCAGGGAACCCTGTATGAGAACAACCTGGATCCTGTCGGCAAGTGGAATGCATTGCTGATGGACGTACTCCTGGTTGATGAAGACGGCGATTTCACAGGCATTCATCAACCCCAGGAAGGATCAGTTCCCGCGCATATCAACGGCAAGCGGGTGCTGAATTCCTTCTCTTTCGGTCCGATCCTGGTGGAAAACGGCCGTCCTGTGGACGACTTCCGCGGCACTGATCGCTGGATCAATATGGCCTGGATGGATCCCCGTCAGCGGATCTGCATCTGCCAGGTAGATCACCTGCATTACAAAGTCGTATGCTGTGCCGGACCTTCCCAGAAGAACGGCGGCATGACCCTCCATCAGTTTGCCGATTTTGTCGCAACACTGGACGTAAAGATCGCCTATAACCTGGATGGCGGCGATTCCACCCTGCTCTTCTTCAGAGGAAACAAGGTCAACGAGCTGGGTTATCAGTCCCAGCGGAAACTGACCGATATCATCTATTTTGCCTCGGCTGAATAA
- a CDS encoding NADH peroxidase, with protein MMKWVCPVCGYVHEGPEPPEKCPVCKVPGSKFIKQEGEMTWAAEHVVGVAKDVPEEIKAGLRSNFEGECCEVGMYLAMGRAAAREGYPEIAEYWKTAAFEEAEHAAKFAELLGEVLSPSTKENLRVRVEAENGATQGKTDLAKKAKELGLDAIHDTVHEMARDEARHGKAFKGLLERYFGK; from the coding sequence ATTATGAAGTGGGTATGTCCCGTATGCGGGTACGTACATGAAGGGCCCGAACCGCCCGAGAAGTGCCCCGTCTGTAAAGTTCCCGGTTCCAAGTTCATCAAACAGGAAGGCGAAATGACCTGGGCTGCCGAGCATGTGGTCGGCGTTGCCAAGGACGTTCCGGAAGAAATCAAAGCCGGTCTGCGTTCCAACTTCGAAGGCGAATGCTGCGAAGTCGGCATGTACCTGGCCATGGGCCGCGCCGCTGCCCGTGAAGGCTATCCGGAGATCGCTGAATATTGGAAGACTGCCGCTTTTGAAGAAGCTGAGCATGCCGCCAAGTTCGCCGAGCTGCTGGGCGAAGTGCTCTCCCCCAGCACCAAGGAAAACCTCCGCGTCCGCGTGGAAGCCGAAAACGGCGCCACCCAGGGCAAGACCGACCTGGCCAAGAAAGCCAAGGAGCTGGGCCTGGATGCCATCCATGACACCGTGCATGAAATGGCCCGCGACGAAGCCCGCCACGGCAAGGCCTTCAAGGGTCTGCTGGAGCGGTACTTCGGTAAATAA
- the rpsB gene encoding 30S ribosomal protein S2, producing MAVISMKQLLEAGVHFGHQTRRWNPKMAQYIFTERNGIYIIDLQKTVRKVDEAYAFVRDIAMEGKSILFVGTKKQAQESIESEAKRCNMFYVNNRWLGGMLTNFKTIRTRIERLNQIDKMEQSGQFDVLPKKEVIKLIHEREKLETNLGGIREMKKLPGALFVVDPRKEHIAVTEARILGIPIVGIVDTNCDPDEIDYVIPGNDDAIRAVKLIAGKLADAVLEGKQGEQVEAEAEEAPAEAEEKPAEEATEA from the coding sequence ATGGCAGTCATTTCCATGAAACAGCTTCTGGAAGCCGGCGTACACTTTGGTCATCAGACCCGCCGGTGGAACCCGAAGATGGCGCAGTACATCTTCACCGAACGTAACGGCATCTACATCATCGACCTGCAGAAGACAGTCCGCAAGGTTGATGAAGCTTATGCTTTCGTCCGCGACATCGCGATGGAAGGCAAGAGCATCCTGTTCGTCGGCACCAAAAAGCAGGCCCAGGAATCCATTGAATCCGAAGCCAAGCGCTGCAACATGTTTTATGTCAACAACCGCTGGCTGGGCGGTATGCTGACTAACTTCAAGACCATCCGCACCCGTATTGAGCGCCTGAACCAGATCGACAAGATGGAACAGAGCGGTCAGTTCGACGTGCTGCCCAAGAAGGAAGTTATCAAGCTGATCCACGAGCGGGAAAAGCTGGAAACCAACCTGGGCGGTATCCGCGAGATGAAGAAGCTGCCCGGCGCTCTGTTCGTTGTGGACCCCCGCAAGGAGCACATCGCCGTGACCGAAGCCCGCATCCTGGGCATCCCGATCGTGGGCATTGTTGATACCAACTGCGATCCTGACGAAATCGACTACGTGATCCCCGGCAACGACGACGCTATCCGCGCTGTGAAGCTGATCGCCGGCAAGCTGGCCGATGCTGTGCTGGAAGGCAAGCAGGGCGAGCAGGTTGAAGCTGAAGCTGAAGAAGCTCCCGCTGAAGCCGAAGAGAAGCCCGCCGAGGAAGCTACCGAAGCTTAA
- the tsf gene encoding translation elongation factor Ts yields the protein MAAITSAMVKELRERTSAGMMDCKKALVESDGDMDKAIEWLREKGLSQAAKKASRIAAEGVVAQYTNDEGTIGAIVEVNCETDFVAKTDNFIGFANKVAKQVALANPADVDALMAQAFVDDNSKTISDLVSDATVAIGEKISVRRFSRYETTGVVSTYIHLGGKVGVMVEVAADAAGRASEDVKTFAHDLALQIAAAKPEAVRREEVDVEKLEKEKEILRAQALNEGKPEKIVDRMVEGRIEKYYKEVCLLEQPFVKDPDKNIKGLMGEIAKAAGAELDVVKFSRFERGEGIEKRKDDLAAEIAAMQK from the coding sequence ATGGCAGCAATTACTTCCGCTATGGTTAAAGAGCTGCGCGAGCGCACCAGCGCCGGCATGATGGATTGCAAAAAGGCTCTGGTTGAGAGCGACGGAGATATGGACAAGGCCATTGAATGGCTGCGTGAAAAGGGACTGAGCCAGGCTGCCAAGAAGGCCAGCCGTATCGCCGCTGAAGGCGTTGTGGCTCAGTACACCAACGATGAAGGCACCATCGGTGCGATCGTCGAAGTGAACTGCGAAACCGACTTCGTTGCCAAGACCGATAACTTCATCGGCTTCGCCAACAAGGTTGCCAAGCAGGTTGCTCTGGCTAACCCCGCTGATGTGGACGCCCTGATGGCCCAGGCTTTCGTGGACGACAACAGCAAGACCATTTCCGACCTGGTCAGCGATGCGACCGTTGCGATCGGTGAGAAGATCTCCGTCCGCCGCTTCAGCCGCTACGAGACCACCGGTGTGGTTTCCACCTACATTCACCTGGGTGGCAAAGTCGGCGTTATGGTCGAAGTTGCCGCTGATGCTGCCGGCCGTGCCAGCGAAGACGTGAAGACCTTCGCTCATGACCTGGCTCTGCAGATCGCCGCTGCCAAGCCCGAGGCTGTCCGCCGCGAAGAAGTGGACGTTGAGAAGCTGGAGAAGGAAAAGGAAATCCTTCGCGCCCAGGCTCTGAACGAAGGCAAGCCCGAGAAGATCGTCGATCGTATGGTCGAAGGCCGTATCGAAAAGTACTACAAGGAAGTGTGCCTGCTCGAGCAGCCCTTCGTCAAGGATCCCGATAAGAACATCAAGGGTCTGATGGGCGAGATCGCCAAGGCTGCCGGCGCTGAACTGGATGTTGTGAAGTTCAGCCGCTTCGAGCGCGGTGAAGGCATCGAAAAGCGGAAGGATGACCTGGCCGCTGAGATCGCCGCGATGCAGAAGTAA
- the mtnN gene encoding 5'-methylthioadenosine/S-adenosylhomocysteine nucleosidase, which yields MKIGLLIAITRELEAFLQSGEERTEEIVAGRTIYKTRMEGHEIYAVCSGCGEIDASSATMLLIVKYGCELILNFGVTGALLEDLKVEDLFVAEKAWHYDFDITAFGGTEKLGQYSEYPDEFIPLDAGLVNLVTEKIPGIRKIAVASADKFVEDRNEKLRLRESGCGLCEMELAGIARVCERSGVKCLSIKCISDAFDGTGADFEKNVRNSAAKAFSAIREVLKAL from the coding sequence ATGAAGATTGGACTTTTGATCGCAATTACCCGGGAACTGGAGGCTTTCCTGCAGAGCGGGGAAGAGCGGACCGAGGAGATTGTGGCGGGCAGAACTATCTACAAGACCCGGATGGAAGGCCATGAAATCTATGCCGTATGTTCCGGCTGCGGAGAGATTGATGCGTCCTCTGCAACCATGCTGCTGATCGTGAAATACGGCTGCGAACTGATCCTGAATTTCGGCGTGACCGGCGCCTTGCTGGAAGACCTGAAGGTGGAAGACCTGTTCGTGGCAGAGAAGGCATGGCATTATGATTTCGATATCACTGCCTTCGGCGGCACTGAGAAACTGGGCCAGTACTCGGAGTATCCTGATGAATTCATTCCCCTGGATGCAGGCCTGGTGAACCTTGTGACGGAGAAGATCCCCGGAATCCGGAAAATCGCGGTAGCCAGCGCGGATAAGTTCGTGGAAGACAGGAATGAGAAACTGCGCCTGCGTGAATCCGGCTGCGGCCTGTGCGAGATGGAACTGGCGGGTATTGCCCGGGTATGCGAGCGCAGCGGCGTAAAGTGCCTGTCCATCAAGTGCATCAGCGACGCGTTTGACGGAACCGGAGCGGATTTTGAGAAGAACGTAAGAAACAGCGCGGCGAAAGCGTTCAGCGCAATCCGGGAAGTACTTAAAGCGCTCTGA
- a CDS encoding iron-sulfur cluster assembly scaffold protein → MQYTKEVEEMVCVAKGPNHGPAPIPEEGKWIQAKEIKDISGYTHGIGWCAPQQGTCKLSLNVKNGVIEEALVETIGCSGMTHSAAMASEILPGKTILEALNTDLVCDAINTAMRELFLQIVYGRTQSAFSDDGLRIGAGLEDLGKGLRSMVGTMYGTREKGTRYLEMTEGYVVKMALDKDDQVCGYQFLSLGKMMDAIKKGMSPNEAYEKNLGTYGRFKAEDGAVKWIDPRKE, encoded by the coding sequence ATGCAATACACCAAAGAAGTGGAAGAAATGGTCTGTGTTGCGAAGGGTCCGAATCATGGCCCCGCGCCTATTCCCGAAGAGGGAAAATGGATTCAGGCCAAGGAGATTAAAGATATCTCCGGTTATACTCACGGCATTGGCTGGTGCGCTCCCCAGCAGGGCACCTGCAAACTGAGCCTGAACGTGAAGAACGGCGTCATCGAGGAAGCACTGGTGGAGACCATCGGTTGCTCCGGTATGACCCACTCCGCCGCTATGGCCAGTGAGATTCTGCCCGGCAAGACCATCCTGGAAGCCCTGAACACCGACCTGGTGTGCGACGCTATCAATACCGCTATGCGCGAACTGTTCCTGCAGATCGTGTACGGCCGCACCCAGAGCGCCTTCTCCGATGACGGTCTGCGCATCGGCGCCGGTCTGGAAGACCTGGGCAAGGGCCTGCGTTCCATGGTCGGTACCATGTACGGCACCCGCGAAAAGGGCACCCGTTACCTGGAAATGACCGAAGGTTATGTTGTCAAGATGGCACTGGACAAGGACGATCAGGTCTGCGGCTACCAGTTCCTGAGCCTGGGCAAGATGATGGACGCCATCAAGAAGGGCATGTCCCCGAACGAAGCGTACGAAAAGAACCTGGGCACCTACGGCCGGTTCAAGGCTGAAGACGGCGCGGTCAAGTGGATTGACCCGCGTAAGGAATAA
- a CDS encoding GGGtGRT protein: MALFENYEGRMPQLQPVLDKYGFKNFEEVKAFTNGKGVDAYSIVESTQPICFENVKWAYELGAAIAIKEGAKNAAEAAKWIGTALQAFCIPGSVADQRQVGIGHGNLGAMLLDEETECFAFLAGHESFAAAEGAIKIALNANKVRKKPLRVILNGLGKDAAMIISRINGFTYVQTKYDYLSADVKEDHALTVVKKTAYSNGDRAKVNCYGADDVREGVAIMWHEGADISITGNSTNPTRFQHPVAGTYKKERWEAGKKYFSVASGGGTGRTLHPDNMAAGPASYGMTDTMGRMHSDAQFAGSSSVPAHVEMMGFLGAGNNPMVGMTVAVAVAVQEAMNK; this comes from the coding sequence ATGGCTTTGTTTGAAAACTATGAAGGCCGCATGCCTCAGCTGCAGCCTGTTCTGGACAAGTACGGATTCAAAAACTTCGAGGAAGTTAAAGCTTTTACCAACGGCAAGGGCGTTGACGCTTACTCCATCGTGGAGAGCACCCAGCCCATCTGCTTTGAGAACGTGAAGTGGGCCTATGAACTGGGCGCCGCTATCGCCATCAAGGAAGGCGCCAAGAACGCTGCTGAAGCCGCCAAGTGGATCGGCACCGCTCTGCAGGCCTTCTGTATCCCCGGTTCTGTTGCGGACCAGCGCCAGGTCGGTATCGGCCACGGCAACCTGGGCGCCATGCTGCTGGACGAGGAAACCGAATGCTTCGCTTTCCTGGCCGGCCACGAATCCTTCGCTGCTGCTGAGGGCGCCATCAAAATCGCCCTGAACGCCAACAAGGTTCGTAAAAAGCCCCTGCGGGTTATCCTGAACGGCCTGGGCAAGGACGCCGCCATGATCATTTCCCGGATCAACGGCTTCACCTATGTGCAGACCAAGTATGACTATCTGTCCGCTGACGTGAAGGAAGATCACGCGCTGACCGTTGTCAAGAAGACCGCTTACTCCAACGGTGACCGTGCCAAGGTTAACTGCTACGGCGCGGACGATGTGCGTGAAGGCGTTGCCATCATGTGGCACGAGGGCGCGGACATCTCCATCACCGGTAACTCCACCAACCCCACCCGTTTCCAGCATCCCGTTGCGGGCACCTACAAGAAGGAACGCTGGGAAGCCGGCAAGAAGTACTTCTCCGTGGCTTCCGGCGGCGGCACCGGCCGTACCCTGCATCCCGACAACATGGCTGCCGGTCCTGCCTCCTACGGTATGACGGACACCATGGGCCGTATGCACTCTGACGCGCAGTTCGCCGGTTCCTCCTCCGTCCCCGCTCACGTGGAGATGATGGGTTTCCTGGGCGCCGGTAACAACCCCATGGTCGGTATGACCGTTGCTGTGGCTGTGGCTGTGCAGGAAGCAATGAACAAGTAA
- a CDS encoding SDR family oxidoreductase: MSGQKTVWVTGASSGLGLHTAMQLQKDGWRVIAGARSFEEGETDGMYRLKLDVTDEESVRRFCEKAAEIAPPDALVQCAGMLVLGSCEETGTEEFRRVIDTNYLGMVRVNRAVLPIMRAQGGGKIVMFSSINGLLGIPFQSAYTASKHAIEGYAECLALEVKPFGIQVMLVEPGDHRSGSDKYRPHAAAMNDNSPYAAEYESSVSVIAHDEHNGSDPDVLGRKIARTLDKKKIPFRKRIASPDQHLAVYVHKLLPAKLNAAILRQYYIRKKKP; the protein is encoded by the coding sequence ATGAGCGGACAGAAAACGGTCTGGGTAACCGGTGCTTCCAGCGGACTGGGACTGCACACCGCGATGCAGCTGCAGAAAGACGGCTGGCGCGTGATTGCCGGCGCCCGTAGCTTTGAAGAAGGCGAAACCGACGGCATGTACCGGCTGAAGCTGGACGTGACGGACGAAGAAAGCGTCCGGCGCTTCTGCGAGAAGGCGGCTGAGATAGCTCCGCCGGATGCCCTGGTGCAGTGCGCGGGCATGCTGGTGCTGGGTTCCTGCGAGGAGACCGGAACCGAAGAGTTCCGCCGGGTAATCGACACCAACTACCTGGGCATGGTCCGGGTAAACCGGGCTGTGCTTCCGATCATGCGGGCACAGGGCGGCGGCAAGATTGTGATGTTTTCCTCCATCAACGGCCTGCTGGGCATTCCTTTCCAGAGCGCCTATACGGCGAGCAAGCATGCCATTGAAGGATACGCGGAGTGCCTGGCCCTGGAGGTTAAGCCTTTCGGCATCCAGGTGATGCTGGTGGAGCCCGGGGATCACCGGAGCGGAAGTGACAAGTACCGTCCCCACGCGGCAGCCATGAACGACAATTCTCCCTATGCCGCGGAATACGAAAGCTCGGTATCCGTCATTGCCCATGACGAACATAACGGATCCGATCCGGACGTGCTGGGCCGGAAGATAGCCCGGACGCTGGATAAAAAGAAGATTCCCTTCCGGAAACGGATTGCCAGTCCGGATCAGCACCTGGCGGTGTATGTGCACAAGCTGCTGCCGGCGAAACTGAATGCGGCGATCCTGAGACAATATTACATTCGAAAGAAGAAACCGTAA